Below is a genomic region from Culicoides brevitarsis isolate CSIRO-B50_1 chromosome 2, AGI_CSIRO_Cbre_v1, whole genome shotgun sequence.
ttgtctttttaggaTATTGATAATTTGATGACGGAGGGAAATAAATCGCGAACAGTAGCTGCTACAAATATGAATGCTGAGTCATCACGTTCGCATGCAGTTTTTTCGATTGTACTAACTCAAAGCTTATTCGACAAAATGGCAGGAATGACGGGAGAAAAAGTCTCGAGAATGTCTCTTGTTGATCTTGCGGGATCAGAAAGAGCTGTTAAAACAGGCGCTGTTGGCGAACGTCTCAAAGAAGGTTCAAACATCAACAAATCTCTCACGACGCTCGGATTGGTAATTTCCAAACTCGCCGAAGCGGGAAAAGGCAAAGATAAATTCGTTCCGTATCGAGATTCGGTTTTAACGTGGCTGTTAAAGGATAATTTGGGAGGAAACTCAAAAACTGTAATGTTAGCGACAATTTCCCCGGCAGCTGATAATTACGAAGAAACTTTGTCGACTTTGAGATATGCGGATCGTGCGAAACGTATTATCAATCATGCTGTTGTCAACGAAGATCCAAACGCCAAATTGATTCGCGAATTGAAAGAAGAGATTCAAGCATTAAGGGAAATGTTGAAACACGCAACAAGCAGTCCCGTTGGCGAACGTGTCGATATTCACGATAAATTGGCGGAAAGTGAAAAGATTATGGAACAAGTTTCACAGACATGGGAagaaaagttgcaaaaaaccGAAAGAATTCAGAATGAGAGACAACAAGCACTTGAAAAAATGGGCATTAGTGTACAAGCGAGTGGTATTCAAGTTGAAAAGAACAAATATTATTTGGTAAATTTGAATGCGGATCCGTCGTTGAACGAATTGCTCGTGTATTACTTGAAAGATCGAACTCTCGTTGGCGGAAGAAATACCCAACCTCAACCTGACATTCAACTTTTTGGTTTGGGCATTCAAGCAGATCATTGTGTGATTACCATCGAAGATGCGGAACTCTTTATGGAGCCCATTAACAATGCAAGATGCTTCGTAAATGGATCGCAATGCACGAAAAAGACCCCATTACGACATGGCGATCGAATTTTGTGGGGAAATCATCACTTTTTCCGCGTAAATTGCCCCCGATCGGCAAATAGTACGAATTTGACGTCAGAACCGCCAACGCCTGCACAACCAATTGATTACAACTTTGCTCGTGATGAGATCATGCAGAACGAATACAGTAACGATCCGATTCAATCTGCAATTGCCCATCTCGAGAGACAACACGAAGAGGATAAACAAGTAGCTTTGGAGCAACAACGCAAAGAATATGAAAAGCAATTTCAACAACTTCGAAATATCTTGTCGCCAACAACGCCGTATGCTCCTTATGTTCCATACGATCCCTTACGAATCAGCAAAATGAATCCTTGTACGCCAAGTTCGCAGTTGAGAATTGAAAATTGGGCACAAGAAAGAGatgaaatgttcaaaaagtCATTGTCGCAGCTGAAAGAGGATATTATGCGGGCAAATTCACTCGTGCAAGAAGCGAATGTTTTGGCAGAAGAAATgggaaaacaaacaaagttcAGTGTTACTTTACAAATTCCTCCTGCGAATTTGAGTCCAAATCGTAgagtgagtaatttttaaatgaaatttcataaaaaaaaatttctgacatttttttctttttaatttcagcGCGGAGCATTCGCAAGTGAACCCGCAATTTTGGTAAAACGAATAACTGGAAGCCAAATTTGGAGTATGGAAAAGTTGGAGAACAAATTGATCGACATGCGTGAAGTTTATCAAGAGTTTAAAGACCCAATGGCAGCGGTAAGTACTTCAAAGTtagtttttaagcaaattttttgtctataaATGCGAAATTTGTAATGCAAGCCTATCGTGGATGCCGATATCGACGATGATTATtacgacgatgacgatgaaGAGGTATTTTTTGAGTGTTGTCGAGtgtttttccttattttttgtcactttttgatactaattttaattttttctcttttttcgcaGAACGAAAACAAGTTGAAACTCGATCCGTTTTACGAGTCGCAAGAAAATCACAATTTGATCGGTGTTGCGAACATTTTCCTTGAAGTCTTGTTTCACGACGTCAAGTTGGAATATCACACACCGATCATCAGTCAACAAGGCGAAGTTGCGGGACGACTTCAGATCGAAATTTCTCGTATCGCAGGACAATTTCCGCAAGATCGAATGTGCGAATCTGCCTCTGATAGTTCACAAGATTCGCGAGACGATGAATATGAGAAGGATGTCACTTATAATACCATAACAGCTCGTATCAGCATCAAACAAGCAAGTGGCTTGCCATTGTCTTTGTCGAATTTCGTCTTTTGTCAGTACACGTTTTGGGGACATGAGTCAACTGTTGTTCCTGTTGTGAATCAAGATCGATTAACACATGATCAGAATCCCGCTTTCATGTTTAACCATCAACAAGATTACACTGTTGCGATAAATGAGGAGTTTTTAGAGCATTGTGCTGATGGCGCGTTATCGATTGAAGTTTGGGGACATCGCAGTGTTGGATTTTCGAAGAACAAAGGATGGGAAGTCGAACAACAACAAGCGAAAGCACGAAGTTTAGCCGATAGATGGGCAGAATTGTCACGAAAAATCGAACTTTGGGTCGAAATTCAAGAGTTGAACGATAATGGCGAATATGCTGCTGTTGAAGTGACATCTCAACGTGATGCGGAAATGTTAACGGGAGGCGTTTATCAATTGCGACAAGGACAACAGAGACGAATTGAAGTACGTGTAAAGCCTGTACAGAATTCGGGAACGTTGCCAATAATTTGTCAGTCAATTGTCTCAATTGCCGTTGGAAGTGTCAATACGCGATCTCGTTTGCAAAAGCCTCTTGACTCGTATCAAGAGGAAGATTTGACGATTTTGCGTGACAAATGGAGCGAAGCTTTGGGACGTCGTCGCAAATATCTCGATCAACAAATCCAGAAACTCATCAATAAAGAATCCAAAACGGAGCAAGAAAAGGAACGCGAACAAAGTCTCGTCAATCAATGGGTTTCGCTGACGGAAGAACGAAACGCTGTGTTAGTTCCTGCAGCAGGTTCAGGCATTCCCGGCGCTCCTGCCAATTGGAATCCTCCGCCCGGCATGGAGCCTCATGTGCCCGTGTTGTTTTTGGATCTCAATGCGGACGATTTGTCGACACAAAATTCCAACGACGAGCTTTCAATCACAGGTCTCAACTCAATTTTACCCAAAGAACACGGAAATAAATTCTACACGTTGCAAATTCTTCAACATTTGGACAAAGACATTTGCGCTGTTGCCAGTTGGGATTCTTCAATTCACGATTCGCAAGCTCTAAATCGCATTACGGAGTCAAGCGAACgtgtttatttgattttaaagacGACAGTTCGTTTATCTCATCCAGCTCCGATGGATTTGGTATTGCGTAAGAGATTAGCCATCAATATCTACAAGAGACAAAGTTTCACGgataaattgaagaaaattgggCGCCTTGGAAGATTTGATACCGTGATGCAAACAGGAGTGACTTACGAAGTTGTTTCCAATATCCCAAAGGCATCGGAAGAACTCGAAGATCGCGAATCGCTTGCACAAATGGCAGCCAGCGGAGATGATGGAGATGGCGAAGAAACTTATATCGGTAAGAAAATGATcgattttctctttaaaaaaatattttaaattaattttctttgtagaAAAATACACCAAAGGAGTTTCGGCTGTAGAAAGTATCTTAACACTTGATCGCCTTCGACAAAATGTCGCAATTAAAGAACTCGAACAACAATTAATTGGACTACAGAAACAAAATAGCACGACATCGATGCGCAAAACGTGCAGTGTTCCTAATTTCTCTCAGGTAAGtttcactttttcttcttttttcattattttatgatatcaACATCATCGTTTTGTTCAATCTAgttgtttttgtctttttcatatttcacaAGTTTTGTACGATTTTTTGGTTAAGAAAGCTTTTCTCGcataatcaatcaaaaatcgcactttttatttaaatttttcctttttctcatctttatttttgagttttcttacaaaaaatatttttctctgattttaactaattttcactcaaattttttcacgcTTATCAAAATTCGTaacttcccaaaaaaaaaaaaaaaatctaaatttttcaaaaaaaaataaaatttttaacggttcaGGCTGTAAAAGAAGCCGCTATCAAAACGAGTGCATCAGTAAGTATTTTAAACTTCTCGTAGATGTTAGTTGATAACTTCTCCTTCCCtgctatatttttaatatacccCCTTTTTGAATGAACGAACTCCcgaacaatacaaaaaattggcaaatagCTTTAATGCgcttttttgaatgttttttgtgtaaaattttcaatttttatgacttttactgataatttttttatttagattatgCGTTTTGACACGTCAATGGAAGGCTTGTGCAATATGGGACGTTCCGAGTCATTTGCTGAGCAATTGAACGATCCCGATATGAATATTTCGCGATTTATGAGTTCAGGTAAGGCATAAATTTgggtttttatgaaaaactttgattaaaaaaaaaaatttttttagtgccTCCATCGAATTCTCAACGTACGAGACACAGTTTCGGCGGAAAATCGGATAACGCTGATCCTCTTGCTGGATTACCAACGAAACAATTTGGCTTAGGTAATTTTTGTAGAGAcagtttgtcatttttgtacAACATTACACGATATACACAGTGCTCAAGCAAGAGTTTTATGTTAATTGCTGTGAAAATGCAGATCAAAAAGGGTCATGACAACTTTTTTCTTGAGCAAAAGTTCATTCTATCGTACGATAGTTTAAACTTTCGAACAAGTTGCCTGATCGCAATATCAAAATATAGTAGCAAAACACTCAGTTCATTAAACAGACCATTAAACCATTCAAcatttgattgattgattgattcGCTTTCAATTTACATTACAAGGTCGTTTAATTTGACACAtcattctttcttttttcgatATATATTTGCACTAGATGACATCCATATTTTTACAcatgttaatattttacatataTAGAGACATATTTATACTCGACCTTAGCGACATTTTTACAGTAGGAAAAGTTGacgtaaaaatttagaagattttttaggTAACTTCCCCATATAATCAACGTAGAtagaaaatttcgttaaagtagaaaaaaaatatttataaaatgtacAGAGGAGTCTTAGATAACGAGCGACAATGGACTGACCGAAAAAACTTCTGAGATCTgcttaaattttcgttttaaaaaaaaaaattaacgcacCAATTTCacgttttcgattttttttcaaccaaaaaacagcaattttttctttttctatctaattttttattccttcTCTGCTTGCTtgacatacaaaaaattacgaaaaaataacgaaaattatttattaaaaaaaattatttcatccaTCCTGCTCTGCTATTATTTGCGTTTGCTGTGCGTGTGATTGTCTCTCACGTTTGTatcgaaaatgaaaaaaaaaattaaaaaaataaaaatagtgaaCTGCAAAAGTTTTTACGGTCAAGGCTCTATACTATCATCaggtaaagaaaaaatgattttcttaaaattaaaatttgtttcgtttattttttttattcaaactttttttttattttttttgtaagaacaacagaaaaattgttcaaaaaaataattagaaatgcaaaattatgtAGTTAATTCGAAAAATCTCTTGATTTGggcaaaaatattgtttttaagtttttttccaaaaaaatattttcgacaaaaaaaaatgtgttcgaTAAAAGTTGAATAGAGGCTTGacttattttgtgtttttattcacgttttcaatcaaattatcAAACAAGGGCGAATTGCGATGGATAACTTTCAACAATTCAGCAATTTGTCCTTGTTTGTCGAGTATGTAAAGCTTCAAATCCAAGTGTGTGTGAGTGTGCTCGCTACCTAGAAGTAGAAtagttgttgattttttttataaaaaaagtttcaagctCTCATTCATCCAACAAAAATgcatgaaccaaaaaaaagaagagtaGAAATCTGTAAAAACGTTTTCTTCGTTAGAATTCACAACTTTCAAGTCCATTAACTTTGCAATGAACTCGATGTTAGTGTGTTTGATTCTTTCTTAGTTTTCAATGCTCTTTGTGAGGAAACAAATTTACTAACTCTCCTTCTTTCTCTCGTTCAAATTATATTGGAATGCAGCACGACCAACATTCTTGAATCTCAATTTGAATCTAAACTCAATGAGATTGCAGCCAACAAAACGTAATGAGCTTcattttccatctttttttgaatttcccccaaaaaaaatttttcaagcaatttctaattttttgattttttttgtagcttcGCCAGCTGGAAGCAAATTAGCACATCGAATGACAACATTGCACGAAGAACCTGTTCGTCCCCACACATTGAACGAAGAATCGGAGGATTGTTACAGCGATAACGAGTACAATGATGGCGCTTCGAAAACGAGTTATGCCTACAATCGACCCATGAAGTACAGCAGAACAGTCGATTCGTTTGTCGATATTGGGCGTGCTGCGTTGAATCATCATCCGATGAACGAAAGTCACGCAGAGCAAAAGGCCACGGAAAAGACATCTGCGAAGACAACAGGCACTCCCAGCATGACGTCATCGACTTCGAGTGGATATGGTTCGATGTGCATTGATGATACGCCAGGTaagaaaattctctaaaaaaaaaaattattttaataaaaatttttatttttttagattttgataATCTTTCATCCGCTTCACCGCCAAACAAATCAACTTTCCGTCGTAAGCAAAGTGACGATTTTGTCATTCACAAAGTCTCGACATCGCCTATCAAGAAACCTCTGACACCCACAAACAATCATCCGCTCCAAAATTTGCGAGAAATCCATCAAGAAACGGAAGCGATCAACGAAGATGAACAAGACGAGGACTTTTACGAggaaaaactgacaaaaaatgacgaaaatcgCAATAAAATCAACAACATGATGCTCAATAGTAACACAATTAACATCAATCTTAACAACAATTCCGATGAAATTGACGACAATCAAAATGACAGTAaaagtacaacaacaacaacaaccaacgTCGAAGATGAAATGCAAGAAATTGGCACAGGAATCGTAACAAAAGAGCTGAAAGGAGATCAAGTAGTACGAAGACAAAAGAAAACTTCGCAGAAATCATCAAATCAAAGAGCTTCATTCCCAATGATCACGAAAACGAAGCCAACAACTGTTGAGAATCCGGGATTCGAGTGCAGCGATACTGAAAAACTAATGGaaggtaaacaaaaattttttataattttttttaagaaaatatctaatgaaattt
It encodes:
- the LOC134832480 gene encoding kinesin-like protein KIF13A isoform X5; this translates as MDSHQMQKSNQNRCMVCARVRPFSRKELEMGTENVIEMQENQTILHNPNSMDKIEKKQPKTFAFDYCFYSTDPNAPNFASQENVFDSVGRDILENAFQGYNACIFAYGQTGSGKSYTMMGTQDNQNKGIIPRLCDQLFESISKNTNDELTYKVEVSYMEIYNEKVHDLLDPKTTKQSLKVREHNVLGPYVDGLSQLAVTSFEDIDNLMTEGNKSRTVAATNMNAESSRSHAVFSIVLTQSLFDKMAGMTGEKVSRMSLVDLAGSERAVKTGAVGERLKEGSNINKSLTTLGLVISKLAEAGKGKDKFVPYRDSVLTWLLKDNLGGNSKTVMLATISPAADNYEETLSTLRYADRAKRIINHAVVNEDPNAKLIRELKEEIQALREMLKHATSSPVGERVDIHDKLAESEKIMEQVSQTWEEKLQKTERIQNERQQALEKMGISVQASGIQVEKNKYYLVNLNADPSLNELLVYYLKDRTLVGGRNTQPQPDIQLFGLGIQADHCVITIEDAELFMEPINNARCFVNGSQCTKKTPLRHGDRILWGNHHFFRVNCPRSANSTNLTSEPPTPAQPIDYNFARDEIMQNEYSNDPIQSAIAHLERQHEEDKQVALEQQRKEYEKQFQQLRNILSPTTPYAPYVPYDPLRISKMNPCTPSSQLRIENWAQERDEMFKKSLSQLKEDIMRANSLVQEANVLAEEMGKQTKFSVTLQIPPANLSPNRRRGAFASEPAILVKRITGSQIWSMEKLENKLIDMREVYQEFKDPMAANENKLKLDPFYESQENHNLIGVANIFLEVLFHDVKLEYHTPIISQQGEVAGRLQIEISRIAGQFPQDRMCESASDSSQDSRDDEYEKDVTYNTITARISIKQASGLPLSLSNFVFCQYTFWGHESTVVPVVNQDRLTHDQNPAFMFNHQQDYTVAINEEFLEHCADGALSIEVWGHRSVGFSKNKGWEVEQQQAKARSLADRWAELSRKIELWVEIQELNDNGEYAAVEVTSQRDAEMLTGGVYQLRQGQQRRIEVRVKPVQNSGTLPIICQSIVSIAVGSVNTRSRLQKPLDSYQEEDLTILRDKWSEALGRRRKYLDQQIQKLINKESKTEQEKEREQSLVNQWVSLTEERNAVLVPAAGSGIPGAPANWNPPPGMEPHVPVLFLDLNADDLSTQNSNDELSITGLNSILPKEHGNKFYTLQILQHLDKDICAVASWDSSIHDSQALNRITESSERVYLILKTTVRLSHPAPMDLVLRKRLAINIYKRQSFTDKLKKIGRLGRFDTVMQTGVTYEVVSNIPKASEELEDRESLAQMAASGDDGDGEETYIEKYTKGVSAVESILTLDRLRQNVAIKELEQQLIGLQKQNSTTSMRKTCSVPNFSQIMRFDTSMEGLCNMGRSESFAEQLNDPDMNISRFMSSVPPSNSQRTRHSFGGKSDNADPLAGLPTKQFGLVNCKSFYGQGSILSSARPTFLNLNLNLNSMRLQPTKPSPAGSKLAHRMTTLHEEPVRPHTLNEESEDCYSDNEYNDGASKTSYAYNRPMKYSRTVDSFVDIGRAALNHHPMNESHAEQKATEKTSAKTTGTPSMTSSTSSGYGSMCIDDTPDFDNLSSASPPNKSTFRRKQSDDFVIHKVSTSPIKKPLTPTNNHPLQNLREIHQETEAINEDEQDEDFYEEKLTKNDENRNKINNMMLNSNTININLNNNSDEIDDNQNDSKSTTTTTTNVEDEMQEIGTGIVTKELKGDQVVRRQKKTSQKSSNQRASFPMITKTKPTTVENPGFECSDTEKLMEEPIPEMQKSSSKATDLPEWCTIGESVLIRPVNHSGVISFIGETHFQAGLWVGVELDLPMGKNDGTVQNIQYFSCKPKHGIFVRPDKLILDKKGRAMRSYRAEKEKKETGTRK
- the LOC134832480 gene encoding kinesin-like protein KIF13A isoform X1, which produces MDSHQMQKSNQNRCMVCARVRPFSRKELEMGTENVIEMQENQTILHNPNSMDKIEKKQPKTFAFDYCFYSTDPNAPNFASQENVFDSVGRDILENAFQGYNACIFAYGQTGSGKSYTMMGTQDNQNKGIIPRLCDQLFESISKNTNDELTYKVEVSYMEIYNEKVHDLLDPKTTKQSLKVREHNVLGPYVDGLSQLAVTSFEDIDNLMTEGNKSRTVAATNMNAESSRSHAVFSIVLTQSLFDKMAGMTGEKVSRMSLVDLAGSERAVKTGAVGERLKEGSNINKSLTTLGLVISKLAEAGKGKDKFVPYRDSVLTWLLKDNLGGNSKTVMLATISPAADNYEETLSTLRYADRAKRIINHAVVNEDPNAKLIRELKEEIQALREMLKHATSSPVGERVDIHDKLAESEKIMEQVSQTWEEKLQKTERIQNERQQALEKMGISVQASGIQVEKNKYYLVNLNADPSLNELLVYYLKDRTLVGGRNTQPQPDIQLFGLGIQADHCVITIEDAELFMEPINNARCFVNGSQCTKKTPLRHGDRILWGNHHFFRVNCPRSANSTNLTSEPPTPAQPIDYNFARDEIMQNEYSNDPIQSAIAHLERQHEEDKQVALEQQRKEYEKQFQQLRNILSPTTPYAPYVPYDPLRISKMNPCTPSSQLRIENWAQERDEMFKKSLSQLKEDIMRANSLVQEANVLAEEMGKQTKFSVTLQIPPANLSPNRRRGAFASEPAILVKRITGSQIWSMEKLENKLIDMREVYQEFKDPMAAPIVDADIDDDYYDDDDEENENKLKLDPFYESQENHNLIGVANIFLEVLFHDVKLEYHTPIISQQGEVAGRLQIEISRIAGQFPQDRMCESASDSSQDSRDDEYEKDVTYNTITARISIKQASGLPLSLSNFVFCQYTFWGHESTVVPVVNQDRLTHDQNPAFMFNHQQDYTVAINEEFLEHCADGALSIEVWGHRSVGFSKNKGWEVEQQQAKARSLADRWAELSRKIELWVEIQELNDNGEYAAVEVTSQRDAEMLTGGVYQLRQGQQRRIEVRVKPVQNSGTLPIICQSIVSIAVGSVNTRSRLQKPLDSYQEEDLTILRDKWSEALGRRRKYLDQQIQKLINKESKTEQEKEREQSLVNQWVSLTEERNAVLVPAAGSGIPGAPANWNPPPGMEPHVPVLFLDLNADDLSTQNSNDELSITGLNSILPKEHGNKFYTLQILQHLDKDICAVASWDSSIHDSQALNRITESSERVYLILKTTVRLSHPAPMDLVLRKRLAINIYKRQSFTDKLKKIGRLGRFDTVMQTGVTYEVVSNIPKASEELEDRESLAQMAASGDDGDGEETYIEKYTKGVSAVESILTLDRLRQNVAIKELEQQLIGLQKQNSTTSMRKTCSVPNFSQAVKEAAIKTSASIMRFDTSMEGLCNMGRSESFAEQLNDPDMNISRFMSSVPPSNSQRTRHSFGGKSDNADPLAGLPTKQFGLVNCKSFYGQGSILSSARPTFLNLNLNLNSMRLQPTKPSPAGSKLAHRMTTLHEEPVRPHTLNEESEDCYSDNEYNDGASKTSYAYNRPMKYSRTVDSFVDIGRAALNHHPMNESHAEQKATEKTSAKTTGTPSMTSSTSSGYGSMCIDDTPDFDNLSSASPPNKSTFRRKQSDDFVIHKVSTSPIKKPLTPTNNHPLQNLREIHQETEAINEDEQDEDFYEEKLTKNDENRNKINNMMLNSNTININLNNNSDEIDDNQNDSKSTTTTTTNVEDEMQEIGTGIVTKELKGDQVVRRQKKTSQKSSNQRASFPMITKTKPTTVENPGFECSDTEKLMEEPIPEMQKSSSKATDLPEWCTIGESVLIRPVNHSGVISFIGETHFQAGLWVGVELDLPMGKNDGTVQNIQYFSCKPKHGIFVRPDKLILDKKGRAMRSYRAEKEKKETGTRK
- the LOC134832480 gene encoding kinesin-like protein KIF13B isoform X3 yields the protein MDSHQMQKSNQNRCMVCARVRPFSRKELEMGTENVIEMQENQTILHNPNSMDKIEKKQPKTFAFDYCFYSTDPNAPNFASQENVFDSVGRDILENAFQGYNACIFAYGQTGSGKSYTMMGTQDNQNKGIIPRLCDQLFESISKNTNDELTYKVEVSYMEIYNEKVHDLLDPKTTKQSLKVREHNVLGPYVDGLSQLAVTSFEDIDNLMTEGNKSRTVAATNMNAESSRSHAVFSIVLTQSLFDKMAGMTGEKVSRMSLVDLAGSERAVKTGAVGERLKEGSNINKSLTTLGLVISKLAEAGKGKDKFVPYRDSVLTWLLKDNLGGNSKTVMLATISPAADNYEETLSTLRYADRAKRIINHAVVNEDPNAKLIRELKEEIQALREMLKHATSSPVGERVDIHDKLAESEKIMEQVSQTWEEKLQKTERIQNERQQALEKMGISVQASGIQVEKNKYYLVNLNADPSLNELLVYYLKDRTLVGGRNTQPQPDIQLFGLGIQADHCVITIEDAELFMEPINNARCFVNGSQCTKKTPLRHGDRILWGNHHFFRVNCPRSANSTNLTSEPPTPAQPIDYNFARDEIMQNEYSNDPIQSAIAHLERQHEEDKQVALEQQRKEYEKQFQQLRNILSPTTPYAPYVPYDPLRISKMNPCTPSSQLRIENWAQERDEMFKKSLSQLKEDIMRANSLVQEANVLAEEMGKQTKFSVTLQIPPANLSPNRRRGAFASEPAILVKRITGSQIWSMEKLENKLIDMREVYQEFKDPMAAPIVDADIDDDYYDDDDEENENKLKLDPFYESQENHNLIGVANIFLEVLFHDVKLEYHTPIISQQGEVAGRLQIEISRIAGQFPQDRMCESASDSSQDSRDDEYEKDVTYNTITARISIKQASGLPLSLSNFVFCQYTFWGHESTVVPVVNQDRLTHDQNPAFMFNHQQDYTVAINEEFLEHCADGALSIEVWGHRSVGFSKNKGWEVEQQQAKARSLADRWAELSRKIELWVEIQELNDNGEYAAVEVTSQRDAEMLTGGVYQLRQGQQRRIEVRVKPVQNSGTLPIICQSIVSIAVGSVNTRSRLQKPLDSYQEEDLTILRDKWSEALGRRRKYLDQQIQKLINKESKTEQEKEREQSLVNQWVSLTEERNAVLVPAAGSGIPGAPANWNPPPGMEPHVPVLFLDLNADDLSTQNSNDELSITGLNSILPKEHGNKFYTLQILQHLDKDICAVASWDSSIHDSQALNRITESSERVYLILKTTVRLSHPAPMDLVLRKRLAINIYKRQSFTDKLKKIGRLGRFDTVMQTGVTYEVVSNIPKASEELEDRESLAQMAASGDDGDGEETYIEKYTKGVSAVESILTLDRLRQNVAIKELEQQLIGLQKQNSTTSMRKTCSVPNFSQAVKEAAIKTSASIMRFDTSMEGLCNMGRSESFAEQLNDPDMNISRFMSSVPPSNSQRTRHSFGGKSDNADPLAGLPTKQFGLARPTFLNLNLNLNSMRLQPTKPSPAGSKLAHRMTTLHEEPVRPHTLNEESEDCYSDNEYNDGASKTSYAYNRPMKYSRTVDSFVDIGRAALNHHPMNESHAEQKATEKTSAKTTGTPSMTSSTSSGYGSMCIDDTPDFDNLSSASPPNKSTFRRKQSDDFVIHKVSTSPIKKPLTPTNNHPLQNLREIHQETEAINEDEQDEDFYEEKLTKNDENRNKINNMMLNSNTININLNNNSDEIDDNQNDSKSTTTTTTNVEDEMQEIGTGIVTKELKGDQVVRRQKKTSQKSSNQRASFPMITKTKPTTVENPGFECSDTEKLMEEPIPEMQKSSSKATDLPEWCTIGESVLIRPVNHSGVISFIGETHFQAGLWVGVELDLPMGKNDGTVQNIQYFSCKPKHGIFVRPDKLILDKKGRAMRSYRAEKEKKETGTRK
- the LOC134832480 gene encoding kinesin-like protein KIF13A isoform X6, translating into MDSHQMQKSNQNRCMVCARVRPFSRKELEMGTENVIEMQENQTILHNPNSMDKIEKKQPKTFAFDYCFYSTDPNAPNFASQENVFDSVGRDILENAFQGYNACIFAYGQTGSGKSYTMMGTQDNQNKGIIPRLCDQLFESISKNTNDELTYKVEVSYMEIYNEKVHDLLDPKTTKQSLKVREHNVLGPYVDGLSQLAVTSFEDIDNLMTEGNKSRTVAATNMNAESSRSHAVFSIVLTQSLFDKMAGMTGEKVSRMSLVDLAGSERAVKTGAVGERLKEGSNINKSLTTLGLVISKLAEAGKGKDKFVPYRDSVLTWLLKDNLGGNSKTVMLATISPAADNYEETLSTLRYADRAKRIINHAVVNEDPNAKLIRELKEEIQALREMLKHATSSPVGERVDIHDKLAESEKIMEQVSQTWEEKLQKTERIQNERQQALEKMGISVQASGIQVEKNKYYLVNLNADPSLNELLVYYLKDRTLVGGRNTQPQPDIQLFGLGIQADHCVITIEDAELFMEPINNARCFVNGSQCTKKTPLRHGDRILWGNHHFFRVNCPRSANSTNLTSEPPTPAQPIDYNFARDEIMQNEYSNDPIQSAIAHLERQHEEDKQVALEQQRKEYEKQFQQLRNILSPTTPYAPYVPYDPLRISKMNPCTPSSQLRIENWAQERDEMFKKSLSQLKEDIMRANSLVQEANVLAEEMGKQTKFSVTLQIPPANLSPNRRRGAFASEPAILVKRITGSQIWSMEKLENKLIDMREVYQEFKDPMAAPIVDADIDDDYYDDDDEENENKLKLDPFYESQENHNLIGVANIFLEVLFHDVKLEYHTPIISQQGEVAGRLQIEISRIAGQFPQDRMCESASDSSQDSRDDEYEKDVTYNTITARISIKQASGLPLSLSNFVFCQYTFWGHESTVVPVVNQDRLTHDQNPAFMFNHQQDYTVAINEEFLEHCADGALSIEVWGHRSVGFSKNKGWEVEQQQAKARSLADRWAELSRKIELWVEIQELNDNGEYAAVEVTSQRDAEMLTGGVYQLRQGQQRRIEVRVKPVQNSGTLPIICQSIVSIAVGSVNTRSRLQKPLDSYQEEDLTILRDKWSEALGRRRKYLDQQIQKLINKESKTEQEKEREQSLVNQWVSLTEERNAVLVPAAGSGIPGAPANWNPPPGMEPHVPVLFLDLNADDLSTQNSNDELSITGLNSILPKEHGNKFYTLQILQHLDKDICAVASWDSSIHDSQALNRITESSERVYLILKTTVRLSHPAPMDLVLRKRLAINIYKRQSFTDKLKKIGRLGRFDTVMQTGVTYEVVSNIPKASEELEDRESLAQMAASGDDGDGEETYIEKYTKGVSAVESILTLDRLRQNVAIKELEQQLIGLQKQNSTTSMRKTCSVPNFSQAVKEAAIKTSASIMRFDTSMEGLCNMGRSESFAEQLNDPDMNISRFMSSVPPSNSQRTRHSFGGKSDNADPLAGLPTKQFGLASPAGSKLAHRMTTLHEEPVRPHTLNEESEDCYSDNEYNDGASKTSYAYNRPMKYSRTVDSFVDIGRAALNHHPMNESHAEQKATEKTSAKTTGTPSMTSSTSSGYGSMCIDDTPDFDNLSSASPPNKSTFRRKQSDDFVIHKVSTSPIKKPLTPTNNHPLQNLREIHQETEAINEDEQDEDFYEEKLTKNDENRNKINNMMLNSNTININLNNNSDEIDDNQNDSKSTTTTTTNVEDEMQEIGTGIVTKELKGDQVVRRQKKTSQKSSNQRASFPMITKTKPTTVENPGFECSDTEKLMEEPIPEMQKSSSKATDLPEWCTIGESVLIRPVNHSGVISFIGETHFQAGLWVGVELDLPMGKNDGTVQNIQYFSCKPKHGIFVRPDKLILDKKGRAMRSYRAEKEKKETGTRK